A genomic segment from Polyangiaceae bacterium encodes:
- a CDS encoding TolC family protein: protein MPSRALRIALATSTLLLVVPAVADEPKEPLPAAPPVAAPTPLPAPAAAPDRIAEALAPQSGGLTPNEVARIALRTRPSLKVKQAELKAAAARVDQALLNFVPRVSGAASYTRLSEVQNSLGTQTVFGLNTGDPANPFNPSIPTGGLVNGACPAPAPSSFSCVHVFDASGRDQGTLAVTQVPFNFPILLNAYSFTAQIAVPVSDYLLRISQGYAAASRAESAKRIELQAEGLQVAAEAKIAFLNWVRAKGAAVVAAEAVTQAEAHLVDVRRIVDAGLASRADLLRLEAQKASAEQLRTDAGALADLAEQNLRISLGLPADKPVSIGIDILHEAVTPSTATLSALEDEALARRLEIRALDETEHSLKSLVSIARANYLPRLDAFANATYANPNQRIFPQRDEFRFTWEAGVRLSWTVNDTLSAPAMVAEAKARVEQINAQKQQLLQGLRMEVAAAYAELKRAEANIEAADRGLAAAEETLRVQSELLRAGRATSVTIVDAEAEVTRARLRRVDARVGILVAKTRLEHATGRDIPAS from the coding sequence ATGCCTTCCCGAGCCCTCCGCATAGCCCTCGCCACCTCGACCCTCTTGCTCGTCGTCCCAGCCGTCGCCGACGAACCCAAGGAGCCGTTGCCCGCAGCTCCACCGGTTGCGGCTCCCACGCCACTGCCGGCGCCCGCTGCCGCACCGGATCGCATTGCCGAAGCGCTCGCACCGCAATCGGGAGGTTTGACCCCCAACGAAGTTGCTCGCATCGCCCTTCGCACCAGGCCTTCGCTCAAAGTGAAGCAAGCCGAGCTCAAAGCTGCGGCGGCGCGCGTCGATCAAGCGCTCTTGAACTTCGTTCCTCGTGTGAGCGGCGCCGCGAGTTACACCCGTTTGTCCGAGGTGCAGAACTCGCTTGGTACACAAACGGTTTTTGGCCTGAACACCGGAGATCCCGCAAATCCGTTCAATCCGAGCATTCCGACGGGGGGGCTCGTGAACGGCGCATGTCCCGCGCCTGCGCCGTCGTCATTCTCGTGTGTGCACGTGTTCGATGCGAGTGGCCGAGACCAAGGCACGCTTGCCGTGACGCAAGTGCCGTTCAATTTCCCGATATTGCTGAACGCGTATTCGTTCACCGCGCAGATCGCCGTTCCCGTTTCGGATTACCTGCTGCGCATTTCGCAGGGCTACGCGGCTGCATCGCGTGCGGAGAGCGCCAAGCGGATCGAGTTGCAAGCGGAGGGGCTACAAGTCGCTGCGGAGGCGAAGATCGCGTTTCTCAATTGGGTACGCGCCAAAGGCGCGGCCGTCGTCGCGGCGGAAGCCGTCACGCAGGCCGAGGCGCATCTCGTGGACGTGCGTCGTATCGTCGACGCAGGCCTCGCATCGAGAGCCGATCTCTTGCGCCTCGAAGCGCAAAAAGCATCCGCCGAGCAGCTTCGCACCGACGCCGGCGCGCTTGCCGATCTTGCCGAACAAAATCTCCGCATTTCGCTCGGTCTTCCCGCGGACAAACCCGTATCGATCGGGATCGACATTCTGCACGAAGCGGTAACGCCGAGCACGGCAACATTGTCGGCGCTCGAAGACGAAGCGCTTGCTCGCCGATTGGAAATCCGAGCGCTCGATGAAACCGAACACTCGCTGAAGTCGCTCGTGTCCATCGCGCGAGCCAACTACTTGCCTCGTCTCGATGCGTTCGCGAACGCGACGTATGCAAATCCGAACCAACGCATTTTTCCGCAGAGGGACGAATTCCGTTTCACGTGGGAAGCGGGCGTGCGTTTGTCCTGGACCGTGAACGATACGCTGTCGGCGCCGGCGATGGTGGCGGAAGCGAAAGCGCGGGTCGAGCAGATCAATGCGCAAAAGCAGCAACTTCTTCAAGGTCTGAGAATGGAAGTGGCCGCGGCGTATGCGGAGCTGAAGCGGGCCGAAGCGAACATCGAAGCGGCCGATCGAGGTCTTGCTGCAGCCGAAGAAACGCTCCGTGTGCAGTCGGAGCTGCTCCGCGCTGGGCGTGCGACGAGCGTGACGATCGTGGATGCCGAGGCGGAAGTGACGCGGGCACGCCTTCGTCGCGTGGATGCACGTGTGGGCATTCTCGTGGCAAAAACGCGGCTCGAGCATGCGACGGGACGTGACATACCCGCATCGTGA